In Oscillatoria acuminata PCC 6304, a single window of DNA contains:
- a CDS encoding ATP adenylyltransferase family protein, with translation MLEDKLRMQGRLTLEPDTLWLKVKQGTKHGIESGALQSIPTDSEFLETQGLRFLVRILSNLVRKQEAQQSESNKTQKSGQEFNPFLPYDRDLFVTDISPTHVCLLNKFNVVDYHLLLVTREFEEQEMLLTLADFEAIWGCLQQVDGLGFYNGGKEAGASQRHKHLQLVPLPIASDGPRMPLEPAIISATVVDGVGTIAAFPFDCAVTFFDPDLFNHPLEAAEQTLNSYLKLLATVGLEPEETNPKQPGPYNLLMTRDWMLIVPRSQESFESISINSLAFAGSLFVRNSQEMQLLKEVGPLKILETVGRSPRS, from the coding sequence ATGCTAGAGGACAAACTGAGGATGCAAGGACGCCTCACCCTAGAACCGGATACCTTATGGTTGAAGGTGAAACAGGGTACGAAACACGGAATTGAATCCGGTGCACTCCAATCGATTCCCACGGATTCTGAGTTTTTAGAAACCCAGGGATTGCGCTTTTTAGTGAGGATTTTGTCGAATCTTGTACGCAAGCAGGAGGCCCAGCAATCTGAATCCAATAAAACTCAGAAATCCGGTCAAGAATTTAACCCCTTTTTGCCCTATGACCGCGATTTGTTTGTCACCGATATTTCGCCCACTCATGTTTGTTTATTAAATAAATTTAATGTTGTAGACTATCATTTATTATTAGTAACACGAGAGTTTGAGGAACAGGAAATGTTACTAACTCTGGCTGATTTTGAGGCGATATGGGGTTGTCTACAGCAGGTTGATGGGTTAGGCTTTTATAATGGCGGAAAGGAAGCAGGGGCAAGTCAGAGGCACAAACATTTGCAATTAGTCCCCCTGCCGATCGCCTCTGATGGACCGAGGATGCCTTTGGAACCTGCAATCATCTCGGCGACAGTAGTAGATGGAGTAGGAACGATCGCCGCCTTTCCCTTTGATTGTGCCGTCACCTTTTTTGACCCCGACTTATTTAACCATCCCTTAGAAGCAGCAGAACAGACCCTAAATTCCTATTTAAAACTGTTAGCAACGGTGGGGTTAGAACCGGAGGAAACGAACCCGAAACAACCCGGTCCTTACAATCTGTTAATGACCCGAGACTGGATGCTAATTGTCCCGCGATCGCAGGAAAGTTTTGAGTCTATTTCCATCAACTCCCTCGCCTTTGCCGGTTCCCTCTTTGTTCGGAATTCCCAGGAAATGCAGCTTCTTAAAGAAGTGGGTCCCCTGAAAATCCTAGAAACCGTCGGGCGATCGCCTCGGTCCTAA
- a CDS encoding DNA phosphorothioation system restriction enzyme, producing the protein MSASNSAQRSGPGVPTLPPNLNLRSYQKQAVASWFGNQGRGTLKMATGSGKTIAALAIATELYHRIGLQVLLILCPYRHLVNQWARECEMFGLAPILAFENVNTWQNQLSTQLYNVSANLQPFLTIITTNATLISEGFQSQLRYFPPKTLIIGDEAHNLGAPRLEESLPRQIGLRLALSATPERYFDETGTAGLLDYFGPVIPPELTLADAIRAGALVRYLYYPILVNLTENEGYAYLKLTKRIGWVLSHQETMDLNHDDLRGLVMQRARLVGSASNKLNALRELMKTRLHTSHTLFYCGDGTVESSSHGGSNRQLEAVSHLLGSELGYRVNTYTADTAIEEREELRRQFESGELQGLVAIRCLDEGVDIPAIKTAVILASSGNPRQFIQRRGRILRPHPNKDRATLFDTIVMPPKLDREALEIERNILKKELRRFIEFADLADNAGEARMQLLQLQKSYGLLSL; encoded by the coding sequence ATGAGTGCATCGAATTCTGCTCAAAGATCGGGACCCGGGGTTCCGACGCTGCCGCCTAATTTGAATCTGCGATCGTATCAAAAACAGGCAGTCGCCAGTTGGTTCGGCAACCAAGGACGAGGGACCCTGAAGATGGCAACGGGAAGTGGCAAAACCATCGCTGCCTTGGCGATCGCCACGGAACTCTATCACCGCATCGGATTACAAGTATTGCTCATCCTCTGTCCCTACCGCCACCTAGTCAATCAGTGGGCGCGAGAATGTGAGATGTTCGGATTAGCCCCGATTTTAGCCTTTGAAAATGTTAACACCTGGCAGAATCAGCTTTCCACCCAACTTTACAACGTCAGCGCCAATCTCCAGCCTTTTCTCACAATTATTACCACCAATGCCACCCTGATTAGTGAGGGATTTCAGTCTCAATTGCGGTACTTTCCTCCAAAAACCTTGATTATAGGAGATGAAGCGCACAACCTGGGTGCACCGCGTCTCGAAGAAAGTTTACCCCGGCAAATTGGCTTAAGATTAGCCCTTTCTGCCACTCCTGAACGCTATTTTGATGAGACGGGAACAGCGGGTTTACTCGACTATTTCGGACCAGTTATTCCCCCAGAATTGACCCTAGCTGATGCAATTCGAGCAGGGGCATTGGTGCGGTATCTCTATTATCCCATTTTGGTGAATTTAACTGAAAATGAAGGCTATGCTTATTTGAAATTAACTAAGCGAATTGGCTGGGTATTAAGTCATCAAGAAACGATGGACCTCAATCATGATGATTTAAGGGGATTAGTCATGCAACGCGCCCGGTTAGTGGGGTCAGCGAGTAATAAATTAAATGCCTTGCGGGAGTTAATGAAAACTCGCCTGCATACCAGTCATACCTTATTTTATTGTGGCGATGGGACCGTTGAATCCTCATCCCACGGTGGCAGTAATCGCCAATTGGAAGCGGTTTCCCACCTGTTGGGGTCGGAACTGGGCTATCGGGTGAATACCTATACCGCTGACACGGCGATCGAGGAACGAGAAGAATTGCGACGGCAATTTGAAAGCGGAGAATTACAAGGATTAGTAGCAATTCGCTGTTTGGACGAAGGGGTAGATATCCCGGCGATTAAAACCGCTGTGATTCTCGCCTCTAGTGGCAATCCTCGCCAATTTATCCAACGTCGGGGCCGGATTTTGCGACCCCATCCCAACAAGGATAGAGCGACTCTCTTTGATACCATTGTCATGCCTCCAAAACTCGACCGAGAAGCCTTAGAAATCGAGCGAAATATCTTAAAAAAAGAATTGCGCCGCTTCATAGAATTTGCCGACTTAGCCGACAATGCCGGAGAAGCGCGAATGCAATTACTCCAACTTCAGAAATCTTACGGATTATTAAGTCTTTGA